In Erigeron canadensis isolate Cc75 chromosome 1, C_canadensis_v1, whole genome shotgun sequence, a single window of DNA contains:
- the LOC122586057 gene encoding tetrahydrocannabinolic acid synthase-like — protein sequence MRNSQPNSFLFVFVTTLSLSNLLEAQSSIGDFISCVESTSDNFTAISELIYTPVNSSFLPLWEARLRNLRFNKSSTPKPSIIVTPDNEIQVRTTLLCSKRYKYELRVRCGGHDFEGLSSIADVPFVMLDLNRMRSVDVDVGNRTAWFEGGALLGEVYYAISNKTNSLYFPAALCPTVGVGGYLSGGGYGYLIRKYGTGADNVIDVRFMNVDGVILNRKSMGENLFWAIRGGGASSFGIVLAWKLSLVSVPELVTVFFVTKTIEEGATEILHKYQYVVPSGDRDLSIRVAIINTFIGNTTTQTINVTFQGLYLGRIDTLLPLMNRTLPELNLTRQDCEEMTIAQSSLALNGLPSDTPLEFLRSRETTLSMRTKSKLDYVRIPIPKHGLRKIWKKLFENEVGTGMLFLHPFGGRNDEISETSTPYPHRAGVLYQFHQIITFSDQASDTTPASLRRINWLRSFNDFIAPYVSRNPREAYLNYIDLDLGFEAGSYEQASVWGERYWKRHNFKKLISIKAIADPENFFKHPQSIPVFPTY from the coding sequence ATGAGGAACTCTCAACCAAACTCTTTCTTGTTCGTCTTCGTTACAACCCTTTCTCTTTCTAATTTATTGGAAGCACAATCCTCCATTGGAGATTTCATTAGTTGTGTTGAATCAACCTCGGATAATTTTACTGCGATATCTGAGCTTATTTATACCCCGGTCAACTCTTCTTTCTTACCTCTTTGGGAAGCTAGACTTAGAAACCTTAGATTCAACAAATCCTCCACTCCTAAACCTTCAATCATTGTTACTCCGGACAACGAAATCCAGGTCCGCACGACTCTTTTATGTAGCAAGAGATACAAATACGAATTGAGAGTCAGGTGCGGTGGCCATGACTTTGAGGGCCTTTCGTCCATTGCTGATGTTCCATTTGTCATGCTTGATCTCAACAGAATGAGATCCGTAGACGTTGATGTTGGAAACAGAACCGCATGGTTTGAAGGTGGCGCGTTGCTTGGTGAAGTCTACTACGCTATTAGTAACAAGACAAATAGTTTGTATTTTCCAGCCGCTCTTTGTCCTACGGTAGGTGTTGGTGGCTACTTAAGTGGAGGTGGTTATGGATACCTTATTAGAAAATATGGTACTGGTGCGGATAATGTTATTGATGTTCGATTTATGAACGTTGATGGTGTTATTCTAAATAGGAAGTCGATGGGAGAAAATTTGTTTTGGGCGATTCGTGGTGGCGGTGCTTCCAGCTTCGGAATCGTTTTGGCATGGAAACTAAGTTTGGTTTCCGTGCCAGAATTAGTAACTGTTTTCTTCGTGACTAAAACTATAGAAGAAGGTGCAACAGaaattttacataaatatcAATATGTTGTTCCAAGTGGTGATAGGGATTTAAGCATTAGAGTTGCAATAATTAACACCTTTATTGGCAACACCACCACACAAACCATAAATGTTACGTTTCAAGGGCTCTATCTAGGCAGAATTGATACGTTGCTTCCCTTGATGAACCGAACGCTCCCAGAGCTTAACCTCACACGACAGGATTGCGAAGAAATGACAATCGCCCAATCATCACTTGCATTAAATGGCTTACCCAGCGACACCCCACTTGAATTTCTTCGGTCCCGGGAGACCACCCTTTCAATGAGAACTAAAAGCAAGCTAGACTATGTACGAATACCTATTCCCAAACACGGACTGAGAAAAATCTGGAAAAAGTTGTTTGAAAATGAGGTCGGAACGGGGATGCTGTTCTTGCACCCTTTTGGTGGTAGGAATGATGAGATTTCGGAGACTTCAACTCCATATCCTCACAGAGCTGGGGTGTTGTATCAGTTTCaccaaataatcactttttccgATCAAGCATCGGACACGACGCCAGCATCACTCCGACGTATTAACTGGTTAAGATCCTTCAACGATTTTATAGCACCTTATGTATCCAGGAACCCAAGAGAGGCGTATTTGAACTACATTGATCTTGATTTGGGTTTTGAAGCCGGCTCTTATGAACAAGCAAGTGTTTGGGGGGAGAGATACTGGAAGAGACACAACTTCAAGAAGTTGATTAGTATCAAAGCAATAGCTGATCCAGAGAATTTCTTTAAACATCCACAAAGCATACCGGTTTTCCCAACATATTGA
- the LOC122587712 gene encoding tetrahydrocannabinolic acid synthase-like: MKNSHQPTSCLFPLFLLTLFLSVSRGALEITPDGGDFISCVESTSDNFTAFSQLIYTPVNSSFLPIWEARFRDLRLINKSSTPKPSIIVTPDNEIQVRTTLLCSKRYGYELRIRSGGHDFEGLSSIADVPFVMLDLNKMRSVDVNVGKKTAWVEGGAVLGEVYYAISNKTNNLYLAAGICSTIGVGGYLSGGGYGYLIRKYGTGADNVLDIRFMNVDGVILNKKSMGEDLFWAIRGGGASSFGIVLAWKLRLVPVPELVTVFSVNKTLEEGATEIVHKFQYAIPNGDRNLSIRVGMINTFIGNTTMQTITVMFQGLYLGRIDTLLPLMHQTLPELNLTREHCEEMTMAQSSIVFNGLPSDTPLEFLRSRVTTLTRSTKSKLDYVRTPIPIHGLNKIWTKFFENEVGTGILFMHPFGGRNDKISETAIPYPHRAGVLYQFHQLISFSDQASDTTPASLRRINWLRSFNDFIAPYVSRNPREAYLNYNDLDFGFEAGSYEQASAWGERYWKRHNFKKLIDIKAKTDPENFFKHPQSIPVFPKY, encoded by the coding sequence ATGAAGAACTCTCATCAACCAACCTCTTGCTTGTTCCCCTTGTTTCTTCTAACACTTTTTCTTTCTGTTTCAAGGGGAGCACTTGAGATCACGCCTGACGGCGGAGATTTCATTAGTTGTGTTGAGTCAACCTCTGATAACTTTACGGCTTTTTCTCAACTCATTTATACCCCAGTTAACTCTTCTTTCTTACCCATTTGGGAAGCTAGATTCAGAGACCTTAGATTAATCAATAAATCCTCCACTCCTAAACCGTCAATCATTGTGACTCCGGACAACGAAATCCAGGTCCGAACGACTCTTTTATGTAGCAAGAGATACGGATACGAGCTGAGAATCAGGTCCGGAGGCCATGACTTTGAGGGCCTTTCGTCCATTGCTGATGTTCCATTTGTCATGCTTGATCTCAACAAAATGAGATCTGTAGACGTTAATGTTGGAAAGAAAACCGCATGGGTTGAAGGTGGCGCGGTGCTTGGTGAAGTCTACTACGCTATTAGTAACAAGACCAATAACTTGTATTTGGCCGCCGGTATCTGCTCTACGATTGGTGTTGGAGGGTACTTAAGTGGAGGTGGTTACGGATACCTTATAAGAAAATATGGTACTGGGGCTGATAATGTACTTGATATTCGATTTATGAACGTTGATGGTGTTATTCTAAATAAGAAGTCCATGGGCGAAGATCTGTTTTGGGCGATTCGTGGTGGTGGTGCTTCCAGCTTTGGAATAGTTCTGGCATGGAAACTAAGGTTAGTTCCCGTGCCAGAATTAGTAACTGTTTTCTCAGTGAATAAAACTTTAGAAGAAGGAGCAACGGAGATTGTACATAAGTTTCAATATGCTATACCAAACGGTGATAGAAATCTAAGCATAAGAGTTGGAATGATTAACACCTTTATTGGCAACACTACCATGCAAACAATAACTGTTATGTTTCAAGGGCTCTATCTTGGCAGAATTGACACGTTGCTTCCCTTGATGCACCAAACGCTCCCAGAGCTTAACCTCACACGAGAGCATTGCGAAGAAATGACAATGGCCCAATCATCAATTGTATTTAACGGCTTACCAAGCGACACCCCACTAGAGTTTCTTCGATCCCGTGTGACCACACTCACGAGGAGTACTAAAAGCAAGCTAGACTATGTACGAACACCTATTCCCATACACGGGCTCAATAAAATCTGgacaaagttttttgaaaatgaagttgGAACGGGGATTCTGTTCATGCACCCTTTTGGTGGAAGGAATGACAAGATTTCAGAGACTGCAATTCCATATCCTCATAGAGCCGGGGTGTTATACCAGTTTCACCAATTAATCAGTTTTTCAGATCAAGCATCAGATACGACGCCAGCATCACTTCGGCGTATAAACTGGTTAAGATCCTTCAATGATTTTATAGCACCTTATGTGTCAAGGAACCCAAGGGAGGCGTATCTCAACTACAATGATCttgattttggttttgaagCTGGCTCTTATGAACAGGCAAGCGCTTGGGGGGAGAGATACTGGAAGAGACACAACTTTAAGAAATTGATTGATATCAAAGCCAAAACTGATCCAGAGAATTTCTTTAAACATCCACAAAGCATACCGGTTTTCCCAAAATATTGA
- the LOC122604945 gene encoding tetrahydrocannabinolic acid synthase-like, with amino-acid sequence MRNFQLTSFLFFLVFLTLSFSVSWGALSSILNVTPDGGDFISCVESTSDNFTAMSRLIYTPVNSSFLPLWEARVMILRFNKSSTPKPSIIVTPEDETQVRTILLCSKRYGYELRVRCGGHDFEGLSYTADVPFVMLDLNRMRSVDVDVGNRTAWVQGGAVLGELYYAISNKTNSLYFPAGLCSTVGVGGFLGGGGYGNLIRKYGTGADNVIDVRFMNVNGVILNRKSMGEDLFWAIRGGGASSFGIVLAWKLSLVSVPELVTVFFVTKTIEEGATEILHKYQYVVPSGDRDLSMRVTINSAFIGNSTSQTIKFMFQGLYLGKIDKLLSLMNKTLPELNLTREDCEEVTMAQSSIVFNGVPSDTPLEFLKSRVTSVPLNTKSKLDYVRTAIPKHGLRKIWTKMFETDVGAATLILHTFGGRNDEISETAIPYPHRAGVLYQFHQFVNFSDQASDTTPASLRRINWLRSFNDLIAPYVSRNPREAYSNYNDLDLGFEAGSYEQASVWGERYWKRHNFKKLISIKAITDPENFFRHPQSIPVFPTYLLEKRQWSSVKEPYSSL; translated from the coding sequence ATGAGAAACTTTCAACTAACATCTTTCTTGTTCTTCTTGGTTTTTCTAACACTTTCATTTTCTGTTTCATGGGGAGCATTATCTTCGATTCTTAATGTCACACCTGACGGTGGAGATTTCATAAGTTGTGTTGAATCAACCTCCGATAATTTTACTGCCATGTCTCGACTCATTTATACCCCGGTCAACTCTTCTTTCTTGCCACTTTGGGAAGCTAGAGTCATGATCCTTAGATTCAATAAATCTTCCACTCCTAAACCATCAATTATTGTGACCCCGGAAGACGAAACCCAGGTCCGTACGATTCTCTTATGTAGCAAGAGATACGGATACGAGTTGAGAGTTAGATGCGGTGGCCATGACTTTGAGGGCCTTTCGTACACCGCTGATGTTCCATTTGTCATGCTTGATCTCAACAGAATGAGATCCGTAGACGTTGATGTTGGAAACAGAACCGCATGGGTCCAAGGAGGCGCAGTGCTTGGTGAACTCTACTACGCTATTAGTAACAAGACGAATAGTTTGTATTTTCCTGCTGGTCTTTGCTCTACAGTGGGTGTTGGAGGGTTCTTAGGTGGAGGTGGTTATGGAAACCTTATTAGAAAATATGGTACGGGTGCTGATAATGTTATTGATGTTCGGTTTATGAACGTCAACGGTGTTATTCTAAATAGGAAGTCGATGGGGGAAGATTTGTTTTGGGCGATTCGTGGGGGTGGTGCTTCCAGTTTTGGAATCGTTCTGGCATGGAAACTAAGTTTGGTTTCCGTGCCAGAATTAGTAACTGTTTTCTTCGTGACTAAAACTATAGAAGAAGGTGCAACAGaaattttacataaatatcAATATGTTGTTCCAAGTGGTGATAGGGATTTAAGCATGAGAGTTACGATAAATAGTGCCTTTATTGGCAATTCAACTTCGCAAACCATAAAATTTATGTTTCAAGGGCTTTATTTGGGAAAAATTGACAAGTTGCTTTCGTTGATGAACAAAACGCTCCCGGAACTTAACCTCACACGAGAGGATTGTGAAGAAGTGACAATGGCCCAATCATCAATTGTATTTAATGGCGTACCGAGTGACACCCCACTTGAGTTTCTTAAATCCCGAGTTACTAGCGTTCCATTGAACACCAAAAGCAAGCTAGACTATGTACGAACAGCGATTCCCAAACACGGGCTCAGAAAGATCTGGACAAAGATGTTTGAAACTGACGTTGGAGCAGCAACTCTAATCCTTCACACTTTTGGTGGAAGGAATGATGAGATTTCAGAGACAGCAATTCCATATCCTCATAGAGCTGGGGTGTTATACCAGTTCCACCAATTTGTCAATTTTTCTGACCAAGCATCGGACACGACACCAGCATCACTCCGACGTATAAACTGGTTAAGATCCTTCAACGATTTGATAGCGCCTTATGTGTCAAGGAACCCAAGGGAGGCGTATTCCAACTACAATGATCTTGATTTGGGTTTTGAAGCCGGTTCTTATGAACAAGCAAGTGTATGGGGAGAGAGATATTGGAAGAGACACAACTTTAAGAAGTTGATTAGCATTAAAGCAATAACTGATCCAGAAAATTTCTTTAGACACCCACAAAGCATACCGGTTTTCCCAACATATCTATTGGAGAAGCGACAATGGTCTTCTGTAAAGGAACCTTATTCAAGTCTTTGa
- the LOC122604956 gene encoding GRF1-interacting factor 2-like encodes MQQSPQSQPQQQPPTLNSAPAFVPNAITTEQIQKCLDDNKNLILAILENQNLGKFQECAQYQAVLQKNLMYLAAIADAQPPAPTPQASNPSQMAPNSIPQQANNYMQQQQMQQQQQQQQHQQQQQQAAAASAASQQSQQGGVSKLPFQLNALRPQDQQQQLLQFQQHQQQQMQAQMGMRAGAQNGMLGMHQAMQSAMAGNPMDGRGMKQDGSEAASGGDGQGKSRS; translated from the exons atgCAACAGTCACCACAATCGCAACCCCAACAACAACCACCCACCTTAAACTCTGCTCCTGCTTTTGTTCCCAATGCTATCACTACCGAACAGATTCaaaag TGTCTTGATGACAACAAAAATCTGATCTTGGCCATCTTAGAAAATCAAAATCTTGGCAAATTCCAGGAATGTGCTCA GTATCAAGCCGTTTTACAAAAGAATCTAATGTACTTGGCTGCAATTGCTGATGCTCAACCACCAGCACCAACACCACAAGCATCAAATCCGTCACAA ATGGCACCAAATTCTATTCCTCAGCAGGCAAACAATTACATGCAGCAGCAACAGAtgcaacagcagcagcagcagcagcagcaccaacaacagcaacaacagGCTGCAGCAGCATCAGCAGCCTCTCAGCAGTCTCAGCAAGGTGGCGTTTCAAAACTGCCCTTCCAACTTAATGCCCTACGGCCGCAAGATCAGCAGCAGCAATTACTCCAATTTCAGCAACATCAACAGCAACAAATGCAAGCACAGATGGGCATGAGGGCTGGTGCCCAGAATGGGATGCTAGGTATGCATCAAGCAATGCAATCTGCAATGGCTGGAAATCCGATGGATGGCCGCGGAATGAAGCAAGACGGATCCGAAGCAGCTTCTGGAGGTGATGGACAAGGCAAATCACGGTCGTGA